The Ziziphus jujuba cultivar Dongzao chromosome 7, ASM3175591v1 genome includes a region encoding these proteins:
- the LOC107408414 gene encoding uncharacterized protein LOC107408414 isoform X2 gives MAPPKKSKAKQANKSDSSAASPNSTTSSSKFPSCIRSVPPSSVAITIHAKPGSKLSSITDFSDEALGVQIDAPPKDGEANAALLEYISSVLGVKRRQVSIGSGSKSRDKVVIVEDVSLQSIFDALDKASKSN, from the exons ATGGCACCGCCCAAGAAGAGCAAGGCCAAGCAGGCCAATAAATCGGACTCTTCTGCGGCTTCCCCAAATTCAACCACTTCTTCCTCCAAATTCCCATCATGTATTCGCTCCGTCCCTCCCTCCTCTGTCGCCATCACCATCCATGCCAAGCCCGGTTCCAAACTCTCCTCCATCACtg ATTTCAGCGATGAAGCATTAGGAGTGCAAATAGACGCGCCTCCCAAGGACGGGGAAGCTAACGCCGCACTTCTTGAATATATCAGCTCC GTTTTAGGGGTGAAAAGAAGGCAGGTTTCAATTGGTTCTGGTTCTAAATCAAGAGACAAGGTTGTGATTGTGGAGGACGTAAGTCTACAAAGTATTTTTGATGCTTTGGACAAAGCTTCAAAGTCCAACTGA
- the LOC107408414 gene encoding uncharacterized protein LOC107408414 isoform X1, with the protein MAPPKKSKAKQANKSDSSAASPNSTTSSSKFPSCIRSVPPSSVAITIHAKPGSKLSSITEDFSDEALGVQIDAPPKDGEANAALLEYISSVLGVKRRQVSIGSGSKSRDKVVIVEDVSLQSIFDALDKASKSN; encoded by the exons ATGGCACCGCCCAAGAAGAGCAAGGCCAAGCAGGCCAATAAATCGGACTCTTCTGCGGCTTCCCCAAATTCAACCACTTCTTCCTCCAAATTCCCATCATGTATTCGCTCCGTCCCTCCCTCCTCTGTCGCCATCACCATCCATGCCAAGCCCGGTTCCAAACTCTCCTCCATCACtg AAGATTTCAGCGATGAAGCATTAGGAGTGCAAATAGACGCGCCTCCCAAGGACGGGGAAGCTAACGCCGCACTTCTTGAATATATCAGCTCC GTTTTAGGGGTGAAAAGAAGGCAGGTTTCAATTGGTTCTGGTTCTAAATCAAGAGACAAGGTTGTGATTGTGGAGGACGTAAGTCTACAAAGTATTTTTGATGCTTTGGACAAAGCTTCAAAGTCCAACTGA